The following are encoded together in the Nocardioides thalensis genome:
- a CDS encoding DUF7218 family protein, whose amino-acid sequence MPSKSANVKNEKQYEALKDKGMSKQRAAKIANTPEASKKGGKSSGGGKKNSDSSQGGTTAQKKKAGSKGGKAAAKKN is encoded by the coding sequence ATGCCGAGCAAGTCCGCCAACGTGAAGAACGAGAAGCAGTACGAGGCGCTGAAGGACAAGGGGATGTCCAAGCAGCGCGCCGCGAAGATCGCGAACACCCCCGAGGCCTCGAAGAAGGGCGGCAAGTCCAGCGGCGGCGGGAAGAAGAACAGCGACAGCAGCCAGGGCGGCACCACCGCCCAGAAGAAGAAGGCCGGGAGCAAGGGCGGCAAGGCGGCCGCCAAGAAGAACTGA
- a CDS encoding helix-turn-helix transcriptional regulator → MAARPRHNLGAPTSAFVGRVEELAGVRALMRRCRLVTLTGVGGCGKSRLADAVCRGILSSERDAPGDGVWWVDLGSVTAPEEVADACLRVYGIRREPDRDPVDTLCTQLADRDLLIGLDTCEHVLDAVADLTDRLLRSAPAVTLLVTSREPLGVAGEAVCRVPSLTAQDAVDLFRLRAQLAAGEAAVDGGDEDVAAICARVDRLPLAIELAASWTRILSPRQLLSGLDDRFRLLTGGSRRAIPRHQTLLASIAWSHDLLTAPEQVVFRRLAVFAGSFDLDGAAAVAGDQGGDSDEVVDLLGRLVDKSLVVCERAEHEVRYRLLDTVRHFGEDRLTAAGELSEVRDRHLEWCARRAESAAADPQDYDSWLASVHALGDNVRAALDWGLGDDEPRGELARRLAAAMVMPWMLTGRTHEGLGILRRALAPARDDALHERLLAGAGLIEMISGPVWEQPAIGAIDPERFVDPVARARGLMVDCFVTFFSDHAACEPRALAATAAAEAAGDGFCRDLSRVLAAFSLTARDRHAEAVAVARPALESSRARRDRFCTGFALCIEQYGAMQTGDLRRSVAIGREMVDEVAPLGDYFAIGTLTSNLTLALTLAGETPAARAIMRPIVQSVQTAPDVDVVGFQVAMGHVCLHDGEWEEALLWFQRGLRRLDHVSVDWTAARSIAGAVEALRRLGRTTEATELLDRGEHLGTAFESPQLRADLLTQRALLVSADDPAAAFDLHHAALAVRRDAGLRVFQPDSLDALVALTTHDHASEQAVRVLAAGSAARAAMGHPRSRTAEGEHDDVVRRLREALGDDTFARAWAEGSDLSLDEAVALVQRSRGARDRPRTGWASLTPTELEVVRLVAAGLSNTAIGQQLFMSRSTVKTHLGHVFEKLGASNRIEVAALASSRPAPQD, encoded by the coding sequence ATGGCTGCGCGGCCCCGCCACAACCTGGGCGCACCCACCAGCGCGTTCGTGGGTCGCGTCGAGGAACTGGCCGGGGTCCGCGCGCTGATGCGCCGCTGCCGGCTCGTCACGCTGACCGGCGTCGGTGGCTGCGGTAAGTCCCGGCTCGCCGACGCCGTCTGTCGCGGGATCCTTTCGTCCGAGCGGGACGCCCCTGGCGACGGCGTCTGGTGGGTCGACCTCGGGTCGGTGACCGCTCCCGAAGAGGTCGCGGACGCGTGCCTGCGCGTCTACGGCATCCGACGCGAACCGGACCGTGACCCCGTGGACACCCTGTGCACGCAGCTGGCCGACCGCGACCTCCTGATCGGCCTCGACACGTGCGAGCACGTGCTCGACGCGGTGGCGGACCTCACCGACCGACTCCTGCGGTCCGCCCCGGCGGTGACTCTGCTCGTCACCAGCCGCGAGCCGCTCGGTGTCGCGGGCGAGGCCGTGTGCCGCGTCCCGTCGCTGACGGCGCAGGACGCGGTCGACCTCTTCCGCCTGCGGGCGCAGCTGGCTGCGGGCGAGGCGGCCGTCGACGGGGGTGACGAGGACGTCGCCGCGATCTGCGCGCGCGTGGATCGCCTGCCGCTGGCCATCGAGCTCGCCGCCAGCTGGACCCGGATCCTGTCGCCCCGACAGCTGTTGAGCGGACTCGACGACCGGTTCCGCCTGCTCACGGGCGGATCGCGGCGCGCGATTCCGCGGCACCAGACGCTGCTCGCCTCCATCGCCTGGAGCCATGACCTGCTCACCGCGCCCGAGCAGGTGGTGTTCCGCCGGCTGGCCGTGTTCGCGGGGAGCTTCGACCTGGACGGCGCCGCCGCCGTGGCCGGCGATCAGGGCGGCGACAGCGACGAGGTCGTCGACCTGCTCGGGCGTCTCGTGGACAAGTCGCTCGTGGTCTGCGAGCGAGCAGAGCACGAGGTGCGGTACCGGCTGCTGGACACGGTGCGGCACTTCGGCGAGGACCGCCTCACCGCCGCGGGCGAGCTGTCGGAGGTCCGCGACCGGCACCTCGAGTGGTGCGCCCGGCGCGCGGAGTCGGCGGCAGCGGACCCGCAGGACTACGACAGCTGGCTCGCATCGGTCCACGCCCTCGGCGACAACGTCAGGGCGGCGCTGGACTGGGGTCTCGGTGACGACGAACCCCGCGGCGAGCTGGCGCGCCGACTGGCCGCCGCGATGGTGATGCCATGGATGCTGACCGGCCGTACCCACGAGGGCCTCGGCATCCTCCGGCGTGCCCTGGCGCCCGCACGCGACGACGCGCTGCACGAACGGCTGCTGGCGGGCGCCGGCCTGATCGAGATGATCAGTGGTCCGGTGTGGGAGCAGCCCGCGATCGGCGCGATCGATCCGGAGCGCTTCGTCGATCCGGTCGCACGGGCACGCGGCCTCATGGTCGACTGCTTCGTCACGTTCTTCTCGGACCACGCGGCGTGCGAACCACGAGCCCTCGCGGCCACCGCCGCTGCCGAGGCCGCGGGCGACGGGTTCTGCCGCGACCTCAGCCGCGTCCTGGCCGCCTTCAGCCTCACCGCGCGCGACCGTCACGCGGAGGCGGTCGCCGTTGCGAGGCCGGCACTGGAGTCCAGCCGCGCGCGGCGGGACCGCTTCTGCACCGGGTTCGCGCTGTGCATCGAGCAGTACGGCGCGATGCAGACCGGCGACCTGCGCAGGTCCGTCGCCATCGGTCGCGAGATGGTCGACGAGGTCGCACCTCTGGGTGACTACTTCGCCATCGGGACGCTGACCTCCAACCTCACGCTGGCGCTCACCCTCGCCGGAGAGACCCCCGCGGCGCGGGCGATCATGCGCCCCATCGTGCAGTCGGTGCAGACCGCGCCCGACGTCGACGTCGTCGGGTTCCAGGTGGCCATGGGTCACGTCTGCCTCCACGACGGCGAGTGGGAGGAGGCCCTGCTGTGGTTCCAGCGGGGGCTTCGTCGCCTGGACCACGTCTCCGTCGACTGGACGGCCGCCAGGAGCATCGCGGGCGCCGTCGAGGCGCTCCGCCGGCTCGGTCGGACGACCGAGGCGACCGAGCTGCTCGACCGCGGCGAGCACCTGGGGACCGCGTTCGAGAGCCCCCAGCTCCGCGCGGACCTGCTCACCCAGCGCGCCCTCCTCGTGAGCGCCGACGACCCGGCGGCGGCGTTCGACCTCCACCACGCAGCGCTCGCGGTGCGCCGCGACGCCGGGCTGCGCGTCTTCCAGCCGGACAGCCTGGACGCCCTGGTCGCTCTGACCACTCACGATCACGCGTCCGAGCAGGCCGTCCGGGTGCTGGCGGCCGGCTCTGCCGCGCGGGCGGCGATGGGCCACCCCCGGTCCAGGACCGCGGAGGGCGAGCACGACGACGTCGTACGTCGTCTCCGGGAGGCGCTCGGCGACGACACCTTCGCCCGCGCGTGGGCGGAGGGGTCAGACCTGTCCCTCGACGAGGCTGTCGCCCTGGTCCAGCGCAGCAGGGGCGCCCGCGACCGGCCTCGCACCGGCTGGGCGAGCCTCACGCCGACCGAGCTCGAGGTGGTGCGCCTCGTCGCAGCGGGACTGTCCAACACCGCGATCGGCCAACAGCTCTTCATGAGCCGCTCGACCGTCAAGACCCACCTGGGCCACGTCTTCGAGAAGCTGGGCGCGTCCAACCGGATCGAGGTGGCCGCGCTGGCGAGCAGCCGTCCGGCGCCTCAGGACTGA
- a CDS encoding response regulator, which translates to MISVLIADDQDLVRMGLRSLLEHAEGFDVAGEAADGLTAVELTRRLRPDLVLMDIRMPGIDGLTATERLLSDPATSATRILVLTTFEHDEYVFQALRHGASGFLLKNTPPRELLDAIATVADGGSLLSPSVTRTLIREFTELARAPRSPHPRLADLTTREREVMALVGRGLSNEEIAEELVVSPATARTHVSRAMVKLAARDRAQMVVFAYQSGLV; encoded by the coding sequence GTGATCTCCGTCCTCATCGCCGACGACCAGGACCTGGTCCGGATGGGCCTCCGCTCCCTTCTCGAGCACGCCGAGGGCTTCGACGTGGCAGGCGAGGCCGCCGACGGCCTCACCGCGGTCGAGCTCACCCGGCGGCTGCGGCCGGACCTGGTCCTGATGGACATCCGCATGCCCGGGATCGACGGCCTGACGGCGACCGAGCGCCTCCTGTCCGACCCGGCGACCAGCGCCACCAGGATCCTGGTGCTGACGACGTTCGAGCACGACGAGTACGTCTTCCAGGCGCTGCGGCACGGAGCCAGCGGCTTCCTGCTCAAGAACACACCACCCCGGGAGCTGCTCGACGCGATCGCGACGGTCGCCGACGGCGGATCGCTCCTCAGCCCCTCGGTCACCCGGACGCTCATCCGGGAGTTCACCGAGCTCGCGCGCGCCCCTCGGTCCCCACACCCGCGGCTCGCCGACCTGACCACGCGGGAGCGCGAGGTCATGGCCCTGGTCGGTCGCGGACTCTCGAACGAGGAGATCGCCGAAGAGCTGGTGGTCAGCCCGGCCACCGCCCGCACCCACGTCAGCCGGGCGATGGTCAAGCTCGCGGCCCGGGACCGCGCCCAGATGGTGGTCTTCGCCTACCAGTCGGGCCTGGTCTGA
- a CDS encoding histidine kinase, giving the protein MPPLRDVLMTAVLAVLCLASIPALDGASDTDRAMDAGAALLVLVAAGATAGRTRVPVPALVAVAAATSGYLLLGYPFGPILVCLAVAVWSAARHSDPTAASVAAVVACVALLLPLPRHPGALGGTIGIVPALAWVAVPYTAGLARRLVVEAGLRERAEADRRLIAHERLRLAHEVHDIVGHALAAIQMQADIALHIGDDARDRQRAALVTISRASRDAMGDLRSALGTAPPATTSTDLDPPPGLDRLDRLIAGVQAAGTRVRLDVRGRRRVLPAGIDLAAYRLVQESLTNVVKHSSQPHAVVTVSHAPDRLELEITNSHHAGADGPRVAGLGTASMRTRVEDLGGSFRAGYDHDGRRYVVTAVLPTHVEEVTR; this is encoded by the coding sequence GTGCCTCCCCTGCGCGACGTACTCATGACCGCGGTGCTGGCGGTGCTCTGCCTCGCCTCCATCCCTGCTCTCGACGGCGCCAGCGACACGGACCGGGCGATGGACGCCGGCGCGGCGCTGCTCGTCCTGGTGGCCGCGGGAGCCACCGCCGGCCGCACCCGGGTCCCGGTGCCGGCGCTGGTCGCGGTCGCGGCGGCGACGTCCGGCTACCTGCTCCTCGGCTATCCGTTCGGGCCGATCCTCGTCTGCCTGGCGGTCGCGGTGTGGAGCGCGGCCCGCCACAGCGATCCGACGGCGGCCTCGGTCGCGGCCGTGGTGGCGTGCGTGGCCCTGCTGCTGCCGCTGCCCCGGCACCCGGGAGCCCTGGGAGGGACGATCGGCATCGTGCCCGCGCTGGCCTGGGTCGCTGTGCCGTACACGGCGGGGCTGGCGCGCAGGCTCGTCGTCGAGGCCGGCCTCCGTGAGCGTGCCGAGGCCGATCGGCGCCTGATCGCCCACGAGCGCCTGCGCCTCGCGCACGAGGTGCACGACATCGTCGGCCACGCTCTCGCCGCCATCCAGATGCAGGCCGACATCGCCCTCCACATCGGCGACGACGCCCGGGACCGGCAGCGCGCCGCTCTCGTCACGATCAGCCGCGCGAGCCGCGACGCGATGGGCGACCTGCGCTCCGCCCTCGGTACGGCGCCGCCGGCGACGACGAGCACCGACCTCGACCCGCCACCCGGGCTGGACCGGCTCGACCGGCTGATCGCAGGGGTCCAGGCCGCCGGCACGCGGGTCCGGCTGGACGTCCGTGGGAGACGGCGGGTCCTGCCGGCAGGCATCGACCTCGCGGCGTACCGCCTGGTGCAGGAGTCGCTGACCAACGTGGTGAAGCACAGCTCCCAGCCGCACGCGGTCGTGACCGTGAGCCACGCGCCCGACCGGCTGGAGCTGGAGATCACCAACAGCCACCACGCCGGCGCGGACGGGCCTCGGGTCGCGGGGCTCGGCACGGCGAGCATGCGCACGCGGGTCGAGGACCTCGGCGGCTCCTTCCGCGCCGGCTACGACCACGACGGGCGGCGCTACGTCGTCACCGCCGTCCTGCCCACGCACGTCGAGGAGGTGACGCGGTGA
- a CDS encoding DoxX family protein encodes MSTTIENPAATNGSRRVPEGAPPLLDAVRRRLTGVGLPALRISLGVVIAAFGSLKFFPGASPAEGLVMRTTEVLTLGLVDGRPAVLATAAIELALGIVLLTGRFLKPGLVLMAGWLAGILSPVLLFPGEMFPGGLPTLAAQYVLKDVILAAAWLVLVAECLGARLVTPEPTD; translated from the coding sequence ATGTCCACCACCATCGAGAACCCCGCCGCCACGAACGGCAGCCGTCGCGTCCCCGAAGGTGCGCCCCCGCTGCTCGACGCCGTCCGGCGTCGCCTGACCGGCGTCGGTCTGCCGGCGCTGAGGATCAGCCTCGGCGTCGTGATCGCCGCCTTCGGGTCGCTGAAGTTCTTCCCCGGTGCCTCGCCGGCCGAGGGGCTCGTCATGCGGACCACCGAGGTGCTCACCCTCGGTCTGGTCGACGGGAGGCCGGCCGTCCTTGCCACGGCCGCGATCGAGCTCGCGCTCGGGATCGTCCTGCTCACGGGCAGGTTCCTGAAGCCCGGCCTGGTCCTGATGGCGGGGTGGCTCGCCGGCATCCTGTCGCCGGTCCTGCTGTTCCCCGGCGAGATGTTCCCCGGCGGGCTGCCGACGCTCGCGGCGCAGTACGTCCTCAAGGACGTGATCCTGGCGGCGGCGTGGCTGGTGCTCGTGGCCGAGTGCCTGGGGGCACGGCTGGTGACGCCGGAGCCGACCGACTGA
- a CDS encoding NAD(P)H oxidoreductase — protein MSETLATRGAAAPARGPRSRHALVVLVHPRPDSLTATMAARARDRLSATGYTVDLLDLYAEGFDPALRPDDEPDWADAGKEYSAEVRGHMARVAAADLIVVVFPVWWYGLPAMAKGWVDRVWNRGFAYEPATLAGRRMLWIGLAGGPADHFAAHDFDRVLDVQLRVGISEYCGIADVEVHLIHDTLTEPRVEAVDEVLGRATAAA, from the coding sequence ATGAGCGAGACGCTCGCGACCCGAGGCGCCGCCGCGCCTGCGCGGGGGCCGCGATCAAGGCACGCGCTCGTCGTCCTCGTCCACCCACGACCGGACTCGTTGACGGCGACCATGGCTGCGCGCGCCCGGGATCGGCTGTCGGCGACCGGCTACACCGTGGACCTGCTCGACCTGTACGCCGAGGGCTTCGACCCGGCCCTGCGGCCGGATGACGAGCCGGACTGGGCGGACGCCGGCAAGGAGTACTCGGCCGAGGTCCGGGGACACATGGCGCGCGTCGCGGCCGCCGACCTGATCGTGGTCGTGTTCCCTGTCTGGTGGTACGGCCTGCCCGCGATGGCCAAGGGCTGGGTGGACCGGGTCTGGAACCGCGGCTTCGCCTACGAGCCGGCCACCCTCGCGGGCAGGAGGATGCTGTGGATCGGACTCGCGGGCGGGCCTGCCGACCACTTCGCCGCGCACGACTTCGACAGGGTCCTCGACGTCCAGCTCCGCGTCGGGATCTCGGAGTACTGCGGCATCGCGGACGTGGAGGTGCACCTGATCCACGACACGCTGACCGAGCCCCGTGTCGAGGCCGTCGACGAGGTCCTGGGCCGCGCCACGGCCGCGGCCTAG
- a CDS encoding alkene reductase, which translates to MPHLFEPLSIGKIQLPHRLVMAPMTRSRASADGVVGALTAEYYRQRASAGLIISESIQPNALGQGYILTPGLHTDEQVEGWRAVTDAVHEADGRIIAQLTHTGRIGHPSLYPNGELPLAPSAVASGEQLFSLEGMLDHPVPRAMTADDIRATIADFATAARNAIDAGFDGVEVHGANGYLVHQFLADNTNLRTDDYGGSVENRIRFAVEVVTAVADVVGADRTGIRLSPANPFNNIQEADPVPVYRGLLAALADLGLAYVHLVETGDRELTRGLRDAWSGPLVLNPHPSPDAFPASPEAATAALDDGLADAVSLATLWLANPDLDARIRAGGPFNTPDPATFYGGDDSGYTDYPTLDQAHA; encoded by the coding sequence ATGCCGCATCTCTTCGAACCCCTCTCGATCGGGAAGATCCAGCTGCCGCACCGGCTGGTGATGGCCCCGATGACCCGCAGCCGCGCCTCGGCCGACGGTGTGGTCGGCGCGCTGACCGCGGAGTACTACCGGCAGCGTGCGAGCGCCGGCCTGATCATCAGCGAGAGCATCCAGCCCAACGCCCTCGGCCAGGGCTACATCCTCACGCCGGGGCTGCACACCGACGAGCAGGTCGAGGGCTGGCGAGCGGTGACCGACGCCGTCCACGAGGCGGACGGCCGGATCATCGCCCAGCTCACGCACACCGGGCGGATCGGGCATCCCAGCCTGTACCCGAACGGCGAGCTCCCGCTGGCGCCGTCCGCGGTCGCGTCCGGCGAGCAGCTGTTCAGCCTCGAGGGCATGCTCGACCACCCCGTGCCCCGCGCCATGACGGCCGACGACATCCGGGCGACGATCGCCGACTTCGCCACCGCGGCGCGCAACGCCATCGACGCCGGCTTCGACGGTGTCGAGGTGCACGGAGCGAACGGCTACCTGGTCCACCAGTTCCTCGCCGACAACACGAACCTGCGCACCGACGACTACGGCGGCAGCGTCGAGAACCGGATCCGGTTCGCCGTCGAGGTCGTGACTGCCGTGGCCGACGTCGTGGGTGCCGACCGCACCGGCATCCGCCTGTCCCCGGCCAACCCCTTCAACAACATCCAGGAGGCCGACCCGGTCCCGGTCTACCGAGGACTGCTCGCAGCGCTGGCCGACCTCGGCCTGGCCTACGTGCACCTCGTCGAGACCGGCGACCGGGAGCTCACCCGGGGGCTCCGCGACGCGTGGTCCGGCCCGCTGGTCCTCAACCCGCATCCCTCGCCTGACGCCTTCCCTGCCTCGCCCGAGGCGGCGACGGCGGCGCTCGATGACGGCCTCGCGGACGCGGTCTCCCTGGCCACGCTGTGGCTGGCGAACCCCGACCTCGACGCCCGCATCAGGGCGGGGGGTCCGTTCAACACGCCGGACCCCGCGACGTTCTACGGCGGCGACGACTCCGGCTACACCGACTACCCGACCCTCGACCAGGCGCACGCATGA
- a CDS encoding MarR family winged helix-turn-helix transcriptional regulator, with product MAVPSGPVTPSSETERAMFDFVDAYDRAYEVAADEHDLSVAQACVLGRISRPRGMRELADELGCDASNVTQIVSRLETRGLVERQANPDDRRFKEVRRTAAGDALNDDFEKSFEFARNASSQLSAREQADLAKLLRKALGQPARP from the coding sequence ATGGCGGTTCCCTCCGGACCGGTCACGCCGTCGAGCGAGACCGAGCGCGCGATGTTCGACTTCGTCGACGCCTACGACCGCGCCTACGAGGTCGCGGCGGACGAGCACGACCTGAGCGTCGCGCAGGCCTGCGTGCTGGGCCGGATCTCCCGTCCCCGCGGGATGCGGGAGCTCGCCGACGAGCTGGGGTGCGACGCGTCCAACGTCACCCAGATCGTCAGCCGCCTGGAGACGCGGGGACTCGTCGAGAGGCAGGCGAACCCCGACGACCGCCGGTTCAAGGAGGTGCGCCGTACGGCGGCGGGTGACGCGCTCAACGACGACTTCGAGAAGAGCTTCGAGTTCGCGAGGAACGCGTCCTCTCAGCTCAGCGCAAGGGAGCAGGCCGACCTCGCCAAGCTCCTGCGCAAGGCGCTGGGGCAGCCGGCCCGCCCCTGA
- a CDS encoding acyl-CoA dehydrogenase family protein: MSSTHEVFNQVPPLVGHNAAADPALREGVEREGAGWALPEIDELGRLAGTAEAQEWGRLAERVPPRLHTHDRYGNRVDEVEYVPAYHRLMETAVSHGLHGAPWADDRDGAHVARAAKFYSWQVDAGHGCPISMTYAVVPALRANPELAARFEPLLTNREYDFGLRDPETKRGLIAGMSMTEKQGGSDVRANTTTATRQADGSYVLRGHKWFTSAPMSDLFLTLAQTDAGVTCFLVPRVLPGGERNAMRFMRLKDKLGNRSNASSEIEYDAAVGWLVGEEGRGVRTIVEMVNMTRLDCVIGSAAGMRIALAGAAHHARHRSAFGELLIDQPAMRNVLADLQVESEAATTAMLRLAGANDRAIRGDEGEAALRRIALAVTKYYVCKRAPMAVGEALECLGGNGYIEDFDLARVYREMPLLSIWEGSGNVAALDALRAMAKEPHTLDAFLAEADLAAGADARYDEAVDRLRKEFTSFDDIQLRARRIVEQMALVFQGSQLLRHAPAAVADAFCASRLGRDWGGAFGTLPAGLDLAPILERTETGFPG, translated from the coding sequence ATGTCCAGCACGCACGAGGTCTTCAACCAGGTCCCGCCGCTGGTGGGCCACAACGCCGCCGCCGACCCGGCGCTGCGGGAGGGGGTCGAGCGCGAGGGCGCCGGTTGGGCGCTGCCCGAGATCGACGAGCTCGGCCGGCTGGCCGGCACCGCGGAGGCGCAGGAGTGGGGCCGCCTCGCCGAGCGGGTGCCGCCGCGGCTGCACACCCACGACCGCTACGGCAACCGCGTCGACGAGGTCGAGTACGTGCCGGCGTACCACCGGCTCATGGAGACCGCGGTCTCCCACGGCCTCCACGGCGCTCCGTGGGCCGACGACCGGGACGGCGCGCACGTCGCCCGCGCAGCGAAGTTCTACTCCTGGCAGGTCGACGCCGGCCACGGCTGCCCGATCTCGATGACCTACGCCGTGGTGCCCGCCCTGCGCGCGAACCCCGAGCTCGCCGCGCGGTTCGAGCCGCTCCTCACCAACCGCGAGTACGACTTCGGGCTCCGCGACCCGGAGACCAAGCGCGGCCTGATCGCCGGCATGTCGATGACCGAGAAGCAGGGCGGCTCCGACGTCCGCGCCAACACGACGACGGCGACCCGGCAGGCCGACGGCAGCTATGTGCTGCGCGGCCACAAGTGGTTCACCTCGGCCCCGATGTCCGACCTGTTCCTGACGCTGGCGCAGACCGACGCCGGCGTCACCTGCTTCCTCGTGCCGCGGGTGCTGCCCGGCGGCGAGCGCAACGCGATGCGGTTCATGCGGCTCAAGGACAAGCTCGGCAACCGCTCCAACGCGTCGTCGGAGATCGAGTACGACGCCGCGGTCGGCTGGCTGGTCGGCGAGGAGGGGCGCGGCGTGCGCACCATCGTCGAGATGGTCAACATGACCCGTCTCGACTGCGTGATCGGCTCGGCGGCGGGCATGCGGATCGCGCTCGCGGGCGCGGCCCACCACGCCCGCCACCGGTCGGCTTTCGGCGAGCTGCTCATCGACCAGCCCGCGATGCGCAACGTGCTCGCCGACCTCCAGGTCGAGTCGGAGGCCGCGACCACCGCCATGCTCCGGCTCGCGGGCGCCAACGACCGCGCGATCCGTGGCGACGAGGGCGAGGCCGCGCTGCGGCGGATCGCGCTCGCGGTCACGAAGTACTACGTCTGCAAGCGCGCCCCCATGGCGGTCGGCGAGGCGCTCGAGTGCCTCGGCGGCAACGGCTACATCGAGGACTTCGACCTCGCCCGCGTCTACCGCGAGATGCCGCTGCTCTCGATCTGGGAGGGCTCCGGCAACGTCGCCGCGCTCGACGCGCTGCGTGCGATGGCGAAGGAGCCGCACACCCTCGACGCGTTCTTAGCCGAGGCCGACCTCGCCGCCGGCGCCGACGCCCGCTACGACGAGGCGGTCGACCGGCTGCGCAAGGAGTTCACCTCCTTCGACGACATCCAGCTCCGCGCGCGGCGCATCGTCGAGCAGATGGCCCTGGTCTTCCAGGGCTCGCAGCTGCTGCGGCACGCCCCTGCCGCGGTGGCCGACGCGTTCTGCGCCTCCCGGCTCGGCCGCGACTGGGGCGGCGCGTTCGGCACGCTGCCGGCCGGGCTGGACCTGGCTCCGATCCTCGAGCGCACCGAGACCGGCTTCCCGGGCTGA
- a CDS encoding crotonase/enoyl-CoA hydratase family protein, giving the protein MTDAAPWRRSAHDGPDSPYRDAGPVADGPASYRTLTYEVDGRVARLTFDRPEQGNSITPDTPVELADAVERADLDPRVHVIVLSGRGKGFCGGYDLAASAEHLMDGQLAGDATPAGTVLDPTVQMHNHDPAGTWDPMVDYAMMSRFTRGFASLLHANKPTVASIHGFCVAGGTDIALHCDQIVIAADAKIGYPPTRVWGVPSAGLWAHRLGDQRAKRLLLTGDTLSGREAVEWGLAIDAPEPEDLAERTEALVQRIAAMPLNQLIMVKLALNSALLAQGVENSRMISTVFDGISRHTREGYAFQQRAAEAGFRQAVRERDASPYDDGGPATSNVTHRDKE; this is encoded by the coding sequence ATGACCGATGCCGCGCCCTGGCGCCGCTCCGCCCACGACGGGCCCGACTCGCCGTACCGCGATGCCGGGCCGGTCGCCGACGGCCCGGCGTCGTACCGGACTCTCACCTACGAGGTCGACGGCCGGGTGGCGCGGCTGACCTTCGACCGGCCCGAGCAGGGCAACTCGATCACCCCGGACACCCCCGTCGAGCTCGCCGACGCGGTCGAGCGGGCGGACCTCGACCCCCGGGTGCACGTCATCGTCCTGAGCGGGCGCGGCAAGGGGTTCTGCGGCGGCTACGACCTGGCGGCCAGTGCGGAGCACCTGATGGACGGCCAGCTGGCGGGCGACGCCACGCCCGCCGGCACCGTGCTCGACCCGACCGTGCAGATGCACAACCACGACCCGGCGGGCACGTGGGACCCGATGGTCGACTACGCGATGATGAGCCGCTTCACCCGCGGCTTCGCGAGCCTGCTGCACGCGAACAAGCCCACCGTGGCGAGCATCCACGGCTTCTGCGTCGCCGGCGGCACCGACATCGCCCTGCACTGCGACCAGATCGTGATCGCCGCCGATGCCAAGATCGGCTACCCGCCGACCCGGGTCTGGGGCGTCCCCTCGGCCGGCCTGTGGGCGCACCGCCTGGGCGACCAGCGGGCCAAGCGACTGCTGTTGACGGGCGACACCCTGTCCGGTCGTGAGGCGGTCGAGTGGGGGCTGGCGATCGACGCGCCCGAGCCGGAGGACCTCGCCGAGCGCACCGAGGCGCTGGTGCAGCGGATCGCCGCGATGCCGCTCAACCAGCTGATCATGGTCAAGCTCGCCCTCAACTCCGCGCTGCTCGCCCAAGGCGTCGAGAACAGCCGGATGATCAGCACGGTGTTCGACGGGATCTCCCGGCACACCCGCGAGGGCTACGCCTTCCAGCAGCGCGCCGCCGAGGCCGGCTTCCGACAGGCGGTGCGCGAGCGCGACGCATCGCCGTACGACGACGGCGGCCCGGCCACCAGCAACGTCACCCACCGCGACAAGGAATGA